The following proteins are encoded in a genomic region of Arachis stenosperma cultivar V10309 chromosome 4, arast.V10309.gnm1.PFL2, whole genome shotgun sequence:
- the LOC130974535 gene encoding uncharacterized protein LOC130974535, translating to MAIKVDISKAYDRVEWSFVWFIMKKLGFCSKWIEWMKACASTISYSVIVDGTPTDFFKSSRGLRQRDPLSPYLFLFCAEGLSYLLHKGEENNLFQGLRLNSRCPTIHHLLFADDSLLFCKATKYNYSNLSQILQLHGRLSGQQINFSKSAVFFSKNTPLPIRTELAASLEVPNIGTQDKYLGLPFIVHRSKKETFAFIKEKVAKKLSHWNKSFLSASGREVLIKAVGSAIPIYTLDCFKFSYTLLDELHRMMIQFWWGQKQNEKKMQWISWDTMTREKNFGGMEFKNLKAFNLAMLAK from the coding sequence ATGGCGATAAAGGTTGATATAAGTAAGGCATATGATAGGGTGGAATGGAGTTTTGTGTGGTTTATTATGAAGAAGTTGGGATTTTGCTCAAAGTGGATTGAATGGATGAAGGCTTGTGCCTCTACTATATCTTATTCTGTTATTGTGGATGGTACACCAACTGATTTTTTCAAATCAAGTAGGGGTCTCAGACAAAGAGACCCCCTCTCACCATATCTATTTCTTTTCTGCGCAGAGGGTCTATCCTATCTGCTCCACAAAGGAGAAGAGAATAACCTCTTTCAAGGACTGCGATTGAACAGTAGATGTCCGACTATTCATCATCTCCTATTTGCCGACGATTCACTCTTATTTTGTAAAGCAACCAAATATAACTATTCTAATCTATCCCAAATTCTCCAACTACATGGCAGACTAAGTGGACAACAAATTAATTTCTCCAAGTCTGCTGTGTTTTTCAGCAAAAACACCCCTTTACCCATCAGAACTGAACTAGCGGCATCTTTGGAAGTCCCAAATATTGGGACGCAGGATAAATATTTGGGGCTACCCTTTATAGTACACAGATCCAAAAAAGAAACATTTGCTTTTATAAAAGAGAAGGTGGCGAAGAAGCTCTCGCATTGGAATAAATCATTTCTATCTGCTAGTGGAAGGGAGGTGTTGATCAAAGCAGTGGGTTCAGCTATACCAATTTATACGCTGGACTGTTTCAAATTCTCATATACCCTCTTGGATGAACTCCACCGAATGATGATACAATTTTGGTGGGGAcagaaacaaaatgaaaagaagATGCAATGGATCAGTTGGGACACCATGACCAGAGAAAAGAATTTCGGGGGTATGGAGTTTAAGAACCTAAAGGCATTCAACCTAGCCATGTTAGCTAAATAA
- the LOC130974536 gene encoding uncharacterized protein LOC130974536, with amino-acid sequence MALSVSSKEGSMRSYCRIMLFLFLLDSLCYSSLATVTAWPVVYKSPMILNVEEAWVIEMAILAVKEHNKRSKANLKLQQLLSCVADVSPIDTIYILQLLARDGVHTHKYTAQLIQTASSSTCKLRRFERAP; translated from the coding sequence atggCATTGAGCGTTTCTTCAAAGGAAGGTAGCATGAGAAGTTATTGCCGTATTATGCTGTTCCTCTTCCTCTTGGATTCTCTCTGTTACTCCTCCTTGGCCACCGTCACAGCATGGCCTGTGGTATATAAGTCTCCTATGATTTTGAACGTGGAGGAAGCTTGGGTGATTGAGATGGCGATTTTGGCCGTGAAAGAGCATAACAAGAGATCTAAGGCGAATCTGAAGCTACAACAACTCCTTAGTTGCGTAGCAGACGTATCCCCCATTGACACCATCTACATCCTTCAGCTGTTGGCCAGGGATGGAGTCCACACTCACAAGTACACGGCTCAATTAATTCAGACCGCCTCATCATCCACTTGCAAGCTACGCCGCTTTGAACGTGCACCGTAA